The proteins below are encoded in one region of Paenarthrobacter ilicis:
- a CDS encoding siderophore-interacting protein — translation MKRNWEGVVLKVMGARDFTLEVTGKEEITPDFLRVHVRDGGLLQRSGLHPTMWIRLWFDDSGKAHQRAYTLVNADPAAGTFSMDFAMHNGVAADWAWAVQPGETIEATVQGSSFTFPAPAPRRMWVVGDPASIPAINSLLDERELTAAGAAPVTAWLEYQHDADPSLEVRTSASDVVTWVPRKRDGAALVEEVCDALTADSVSVDNDFFWVACEASSTRAIVKHLRKTLGVDKRRIDALGYWRVQE, via the coding sequence TTGAAGCGCAATTGGGAAGGCGTCGTCCTCAAAGTCATGGGCGCCCGCGACTTCACCCTGGAGGTCACGGGAAAGGAGGAAATCACCCCCGATTTCCTGCGCGTCCATGTCCGCGACGGTGGCCTCCTGCAACGCAGTGGCCTTCATCCCACCATGTGGATCCGCCTGTGGTTTGACGATTCCGGCAAGGCCCACCAGCGCGCCTACACCCTGGTCAACGCCGACCCGGCAGCAGGAACGTTTAGCATGGACTTCGCCATGCACAACGGGGTAGCGGCGGACTGGGCGTGGGCCGTGCAGCCCGGAGAGACCATCGAGGCCACCGTCCAGGGCAGTTCTTTCACCTTTCCCGCGCCGGCTCCACGCCGGATGTGGGTAGTGGGCGATCCCGCCTCCATCCCGGCCATCAACTCGTTGCTGGACGAGCGGGAGCTCACCGCAGCGGGCGCGGCCCCCGTGACCGCCTGGCTCGAATACCAGCACGACGCCGATCCCTCGCTGGAGGTGCGGACGTCAGCGTCCGACGTCGTCACCTGGGTCCCGCGCAAACGCGACGGTGCCGCGTTGGTGGAGGAAGTCTGTGATGCGCTTACTGCGGACAGCGTGTCCGTGGACAACGACTTCTTCTGGGTGGCCTGCGAAGCTTCCAGCACGCGGGCCATCGTCAAGCATTTGCGGAAGACGCTGGGCGTGGACAAGCGCAGGATCGATGCGTTGGGGTACTGGCGCGTCCAGGAATGA